Proteins found in one Pontibacter sp. SGAir0037 genomic segment:
- a CDS encoding CusA/CzcA family heavy metal efflux RND transporter — MFQKIIQFSIKNKLVVGLMVLILLVWGGYALSQLPVDAVPDITNNQVQVVTSSPTLAAQEVERFITTPIEISLANVPNVVEMRSVSRFGLSVITVVFNDEVDVYLARQMIGERLGEAARQIPEEMGTPEMAPITTGLGEIYQYTLHTRPDSPKEYSATELRTIQDWIVRRQLLGTPGVADVSSFGGYLKEYEVAVNPDKLRSMNLTVAEVVAALESNNENTGAAYIEKSQSAYFIRGLGLVSTLEDIEQVVVVNRGGMPVLVRDVAQVQFGHPVRYGALTRNTEGEVVGGIVLMLKGANSSEVIRNVQQRVQEVQASLPEGLVIDAYLDRSELVSRATSTVAKNLVEGGLIVIFVLVLLLGNLRAGLVVASVIPLSMLFAIGMMHVFGVSGNLMSLGAIDFGLIVDGAVIIVEGVLHFIVVKNEKLPLRKLTQQEMDAEVGEAAGNIMNSAAFGMLIILIVYLPIMALVGIEGKMFKPMAQTVSFAILGAFILSLTYVPMVSTLLLSRKTKHKPNISDRIIAALQNLYAPVIQFALGSRRLVIIFALALFAFSLFVFSRMGGEFIPNLEEGDLAMDLRLVPGASLTQTIETTTKVSEILLRDFPEVKEVIGKIGTAEIPTDPMPIEAADVMVILKPKDDWTSASNREELANKMDEALQVIPGVNYGFQQPIQLRFNELMTGAKQDVAIKIFGEDLDQLSDLANQVNNIIAPIAGVQDVFVEEVTGLPQIVVEYNRGNMSKYGVQVADVNAVLRTAFAGQAAGAVYEGDRRFDLVVRMESNARKSLEDIENLYLPLAAGGQIPIGQVADIRFEEGPMQISREEGRRRITIGFNVRNRDVESIIAEIEEKLNSQLALPAGYFITYGGQFENLVHAKNRLMIAVPAALLLILVLLYFTFKSVKQSLLIFTAIPLSAIGGIFALWLRDMPFSISAGVGFIALFGVAVLNGIVLIGYFNQLEREGVNDLYERVMLGTKVRLRPVIMTASVAALGFLPMALSGSAGAEVQRPLATVVIGGLFTSTLLTLVVLPVLYFTFSGSRTQAGNLSMGTGKAGLLLLLLGTLLLPQHVKAQEQPSQVYTLSGAIEHAKQHNLTVQGASYTIQQEQALRKAAVDLPKTNLSYSRGQISTARTDDYISVSQQFSFPTVYQKQAKLADAGIHQAEVRKSIVEQELVRDVKQAYYQLLYQQARLRLLQAQDSLYGSFARAAAIRFRTGETGYLEQATAEARTLGLRTEMQQAKADLNIVNQQLQLLLQSEQPVFFTEEQLSKRQSPLLTDSASADRHPYLAWLQSELTVAQQRTDLEQARLLPDITLGYFNQSFVGESPRDNSGVVYGTGDRFNGFEAGVAIPLWFGAQRARIKGSKLQEEALKSQISYQQQQIKTEVQKLLQELYKHQYTLSYFEDGALKQATQMEKAAQLSFSTGDIDYVEYVQALDQAYQLKKEYINTLRNYNEVLILIEFTAGIE; from the coding sequence ATGTTTCAGAAGATCATACAGTTTTCTATAAAGAATAAACTGGTGGTGGGGCTGATGGTACTCATACTTCTGGTATGGGGTGGGTATGCATTGTCACAGTTACCCGTGGATGCTGTACCCGATATCACTAACAACCAGGTACAGGTTGTTACCTCATCGCCAACACTGGCAGCGCAGGAAGTGGAGCGCTTTATTACCACACCCATCGAAATTTCACTGGCAAATGTGCCGAACGTGGTCGAAATGCGTTCTGTTTCGCGCTTCGGCCTTTCTGTTATAACGGTTGTTTTTAACGATGAGGTAGACGTTTACCTGGCCCGGCAGATGATCGGAGAACGCCTGGGTGAGGCTGCTCGCCAGATACCAGAAGAAATGGGCACTCCGGAGATGGCCCCCATCACCACCGGCTTAGGCGAAATTTACCAGTACACGCTGCACACCAGGCCCGACAGCCCGAAAGAATACAGCGCCACCGAACTCAGAACTATACAGGACTGGATTGTAAGACGGCAATTGCTGGGTACACCCGGAGTGGCCGACGTGAGTAGTTTTGGCGGTTATCTAAAAGAATATGAAGTGGCGGTTAACCCCGATAAACTTCGCAGCATGAACCTAACAGTAGCTGAAGTTGTGGCGGCACTGGAAAGTAACAACGAAAATACAGGTGCCGCTTATATTGAAAAAAGCCAGAGCGCCTATTTTATTCGGGGCCTTGGCCTGGTTAGCACGCTGGAAGATATAGAGCAGGTGGTGGTGGTGAACCGTGGAGGAATGCCCGTGCTGGTACGGGATGTAGCCCAGGTTCAATTTGGCCACCCAGTTCGCTACGGAGCCCTTACCCGAAATACAGAAGGTGAAGTAGTGGGTGGTATTGTGCTGATGCTGAAAGGAGCCAACTCTTCGGAGGTTATCCGGAATGTACAGCAACGGGTACAGGAGGTACAGGCTTCTTTACCCGAAGGATTGGTAATTGATGCGTACCTCGACCGCAGTGAGCTGGTAAGCAGAGCAACCAGTACAGTAGCCAAAAACCTGGTCGAAGGTGGCTTAATAGTTATATTTGTGCTGGTTCTGCTACTGGGAAACTTACGGGCCGGCCTGGTAGTAGCTTCCGTTATTCCGCTTTCCATGCTTTTTGCGATAGGCATGATGCATGTGTTCGGAGTTTCGGGTAACCTCATGAGTCTGGGAGCTATCGACTTTGGCTTAATAGTAGACGGTGCAGTCATTATTGTGGAAGGCGTACTTCATTTTATTGTCGTAAAAAATGAGAAACTTCCACTCCGAAAGCTAACACAGCAGGAAATGGATGCAGAAGTCGGAGAGGCTGCTGGCAATATCATGAATTCTGCCGCCTTTGGTATGCTCATCATCCTGATCGTGTACCTGCCCATTATGGCTCTGGTAGGAATAGAGGGAAAGATGTTTAAACCAATGGCTCAGACTGTAAGTTTTGCCATTCTGGGAGCGTTTATACTTTCTCTTACCTATGTGCCTATGGTGTCAACTTTACTGTTGAGCCGCAAAACAAAGCACAAGCCTAATATTTCGGATCGCATCATCGCTGCCTTGCAAAACTTGTATGCACCAGTTATACAATTTGCCCTGGGCAGCCGCAGGTTAGTCATCATATTTGCCCTGGCTCTGTTTGCCTTTAGTCTGTTTGTGTTCAGCCGTATGGGCGGTGAATTTATACCTAACCTGGAAGAAGGCGACCTGGCCATGGACCTTCGCCTGGTACCGGGAGCTTCGCTTACTCAAACCATCGAAACAACCACCAAGGTAAGTGAGATCCTGCTGCGGGACTTCCCTGAGGTGAAAGAAGTAATAGGCAAGATAGGCACTGCAGAAATTCCGACCGACCCTATGCCAATAGAAGCAGCCGATGTAATGGTGATACTGAAACCCAAAGATGATTGGACAAGTGCTTCGAACCGGGAAGAATTGGCCAATAAGATGGACGAGGCGCTTCAGGTGATCCCAGGCGTAAACTATGGCTTTCAGCAACCTATCCAGCTCCGCTTTAATGAGCTGATGACGGGAGCAAAGCAGGATGTGGCTATTAAGATCTTTGGGGAAGACCTTGACCAGCTTTCAGATCTGGCAAATCAGGTTAATAACATTATTGCACCCATAGCAGGTGTACAGGATGTTTTTGTTGAAGAAGTAACTGGTCTGCCACAAATTGTAGTGGAATATAACCGAGGCAACATGTCGAAGTATGGTGTGCAGGTGGCTGATGTGAATGCTGTATTACGCACGGCCTTTGCAGGACAGGCAGCTGGAGCGGTATACGAAGGCGACCGCCGCTTCGACCTGGTGGTACGCATGGAGAGCAACGCAAGAAAAAGCCTGGAAGATATCGAAAACCTATACCTTCCGTTGGCCGCAGGCGGACAAATTCCCATCGGTCAGGTGGCTGATATCAGGTTTGAAGAAGGCCCTATGCAAATATCCAGGGAAGAAGGCAGACGCCGCATAACCATCGGCTTTAATGTACGAAACCGCGATGTGGAATCCATTATTGCAGAGATAGAGGAAAAACTGAACAGCCAGTTAGCACTGCCTGCCGGGTACTTTATCACCTATGGCGGGCAGTTCGAGAACCTGGTGCATGCTAAAAACCGGCTCATGATAGCGGTACCAGCTGCTTTGCTGCTGATCCTGGTGCTCTTATACTTTACCTTTAAGTCAGTTAAGCAAAGCCTGCTCATTTTCACGGCTATACCACTTTCAGCCATCGGAGGGATTTTTGCCCTCTGGCTACGCGACATGCCTTTCAGTATATCGGCAGGAGTGGGCTTTATTGCCTTGTTTGGCGTGGCGGTTCTGAATGGTATTGTCTTGATCGGCTACTTTAATCAGCTGGAGCGGGAAGGAGTGAATGATCTTTATGAAAGGGTAATGCTGGGCACAAAGGTGCGGCTCCGGCCGGTTATCATGACGGCATCCGTAGCGGCCCTCGGTTTCCTGCCGATGGCACTTTCAGGTTCAGCTGGTGCCGAAGTACAAAGGCCGCTGGCAACCGTTGTAATTGGAGGATTATTTACCTCTACACTTCTTACACTGGTAGTACTGCCTGTTTTATACTTTACGTTTTCAGGCAGCAGAACACAAGCCGGCAACCTGTCTATGGGCACAGGCAAGGCGGGGCTTCTTCTACTGCTTTTAGGTACTCTATTACTGCCGCAGCATGTAAAGGCTCAGGAACAACCTTCGCAGGTTTATACGCTCTCAGGGGCTATAGAACATGCAAAGCAGCATAATTTAACAGTTCAGGGAGCTTCTTATACAATCCAGCAGGAACAGGCTCTTCGCAAAGCCGCAGTCGATTTGCCAAAGACAAACCTTTCCTACAGCCGGGGCCAGATAAGCACCGCCAGAACAGATGATTATATTTCGGTTTCTCAGCAGTTCTCTTTTCCGACAGTGTACCAGAAGCAGGCAAAGCTTGCTGATGCGGGTATACACCAGGCAGAAGTTCGCAAAAGCATTGTGGAACAAGAGCTGGTACGCGATGTGAAGCAAGCGTATTACCAGTTGCTTTACCAACAGGCACGGCTAAGATTATTACAGGCACAGGATAGCCTGTATGGTAGTTTTGCCAGAGCTGCCGCCATACGCTTCAGAACCGGCGAGACAGGTTACCTGGAGCAGGCAACTGCCGAAGCGAGAACATTAGGGCTGCGAACCGAAATGCAACAGGCAAAGGCTGATCTCAACATCGTAAACCAACAACTGCAATTACTGCTGCAGTCAGAACAACCTGTTTTTTTTACAGAAGAACAGCTTTCCAAACGCCAGTCGCCGTTGCTCACCGATTCGGCATCTGCAGATCGCCACCCGTACCTGGCCTGGCTACAGAGCGAATTAACAGTGGCTCAGCAACGAACCGACCTTGAACAAGCCAGGTTGTTACCCGATATCACGCTGGGGTATTTTAACCAGAGCTTTGTGGGAGAGAGCCCAAGGGATAACAGCGGTGTTGTTTATGGAACCGGAGACCGATTTAACGGCTTTGAGGCTGGCGTAGCCATCCCTCTTTGGTTTGGAGCGCAGCGTGCAAGAATTAAAGGCTCCAAACTTCAGGAGGAAGCGCTTAAAAGTCAGATAAGCTATCAGCAGCAGCAGATCAAAACCGAAGTACAAAAACTCTTACAGGAGCTTTACAAGCACCAGTATACGTTGTCATACTTCGAAGACGGTGCTCTGAAGCAGGCGACTCAAATGGAAAAGGCAGCCCAGTTAAGCTTTAGCACAGGCGACATTGACTATGTAGAATATGTGCAAGCCTTAGATCAGGCCTATCAACTTAAAAAGGAATACATCAACACTTTAAGAAATTATAACGAAGTGCTGATATTAATTGAATTTACAGCTGGAATAGAATAA
- a CDS encoding DUF6660 family protein — protein MKFWALGFSIYLLWMACLPCTDKIMEKSEHHPNLVSTADTTGHSAFHDDSCPVFCGCGCCATYTIKVEPERFIFRALVKPQTRPVTYPEMRVSHYTFSLWHPPRPLA, from the coding sequence ATGAAATTCTGGGCGCTTGGCTTTTCTATTTATTTGCTCTGGATGGCATGCCTGCCGTGCACCGATAAAATAATGGAAAAAAGCGAGCATCATCCAAACCTGGTTTCTACTGCCGACACCACCGGTCACTCTGCTTTTCACGACGATTCCTGTCCGGTTTTCTGCGGTTGCGGATGCTGTGCTACCTATACTATAAAAGTAGAACCCGAGCGATTTATTTTCAGGGCTTTAGTTAAACCTCAGACACGCCCTGTTACTTATCCCGAAATGCGAGTTTCGCATTATACCTTTTCGCTGTGGCATCCTCCCAGGCCACTGGCATAA
- a CDS encoding RNA polymerase sigma factor has protein sequence MTEAELIAGCRKADSKAQKFLYERFASPMYGVCMRYLKNEMDAEEALLNGFMKIYQNIGRFEAKGSFEGWVRRIMVNEALGFLRKKEPMHMAIDDSHIQVAGTGTADHDINEGELLELLRTLPAGYRAVFNLYAIEGFSHKEIADMLDITEGTSKSQLSKARAMLQKRLTGQEAIAS, from the coding sequence GTGACAGAAGCAGAATTGATAGCAGGTTGCCGTAAGGCTGACAGTAAAGCGCAGAAGTTTCTGTACGAACGCTTTGCTTCTCCAATGTACGGCGTTTGTATGCGCTACCTGAAAAACGAAATGGATGCGGAAGAAGCCTTGCTGAATGGATTTATGAAAATTTACCAGAACATAGGCCGGTTTGAAGCTAAAGGAAGTTTTGAAGGATGGGTAAGACGCATTATGGTAAATGAAGCATTAGGCTTTCTTAGAAAAAAAGAACCGATGCACATGGCTATAGATGATAGCCATATACAAGTAGCCGGTACCGGCACTGCCGATCATGATATCAATGAAGGCGAATTGCTGGAGCTGCTACGAACTTTACCGGCTGGTTACCGTGCTGTATTTAACCTGTATGCTATTGAAGGGTTTTCCCATAAAGAAATCGCCGATATGCTGGATATAACAGAAGGCACTTCAAAATCGCAGTTGAGCAAAGCGCGCGCTATGTTACAGAAAAGATTAACAGGCCAGGAGGCCATTGCAAGTTAA
- a CDS encoding outer membrane beta-barrel protein has translation MKRIMLLLTAIILAAATGVSAKGGLTVGQRFGTQDTIVVKMPNGAKMILQVENMQQLKSFQTFSLDSLMRVVNEYVQKTERLQGNGASNTTVTVTPSGNGTSDQVVVTVEEKSGDGKVTKERHEVRINKVFKVDVEVEEGGDTSRVKINFPTRAERDSTRAKQKEDRYKATRFNFDMDLGLNALANNNDAQAVPDLSTMGSRYVALNYHLLSQVGGRRSPFYIVSGLEFAFNNYMFDGNIWPRDVNDVTSFERMTDISIQKSKITSSSVNVPLMAMLKFKGNRGKDGFHIGVGGFGGYRLGAHSKVKYTEDGRNRKDKDRNNFNLTDFQYGATGVIGYNDLTLFAKYNANTLFKENRGPESNVVSFGFRLFFD, from the coding sequence ATGAAACGAATAATGCTACTTCTAACAGCCATTATACTGGCTGCAGCTACAGGTGTGTCGGCTAAAGGCGGACTTACCGTGGGACAACGCTTCGGCACGCAGGATACTATCGTTGTAAAAATGCCAAACGGCGCTAAAATGATACTCCAGGTGGAAAATATGCAGCAGTTGAAATCTTTCCAGACATTCAGTCTCGATTCGCTGATGCGTGTTGTAAATGAATATGTACAAAAGACTGAGAGACTGCAGGGAAATGGAGCATCCAACACTACCGTAACTGTTACTCCTTCGGGCAATGGCACCTCCGACCAGGTAGTGGTTACAGTGGAAGAAAAGTCAGGTGACGGCAAGGTTACAAAGGAAAGACACGAGGTTCGCATCAACAAGGTGTTTAAAGTAGATGTGGAAGTAGAGGAAGGTGGAGATACTTCCCGTGTAAAGATAAACTTTCCGACAAGAGCTGAACGTGATAGCACAAGAGCTAAACAGAAAGAAGATCGCTACAAGGCAACCCGCTTTAACTTTGACATGGATCTCGGGTTAAATGCATTGGCAAACAATAACGATGCACAGGCTGTGCCTGATCTTAGCACGATGGGTTCCCGCTACGTAGCCCTGAACTATCACCTCTTGTCGCAGGTTGGTGGTCGCAGAAGCCCTTTCTACATCGTATCTGGTTTGGAGTTCGCCTTTAACAACTATATGTTTGATGGCAACATCTGGCCACGTGACGTAAATGATGTAACTTCCTTTGAGCGCATGACAGATATAAGTATACAGAAATCAAAGATCACATCTTCCAGTGTAAATGTGCCTTTGATGGCGATGCTTAAATTCAAAGGCAACAGAGGAAAAGATGGGTTCCATATTGGTGTAGGCGGGTTCGGAGGCTACCGTTTAGGTGCTCACAGCAAGGTGAAGTATACGGAGGATGGCCGTAACCGCAAAGATAAAGACCGCAACAACTTTAACCTGACAGACTTTCAGTATGGTGCAACAGGAGTTATAGGTTATAATGATCTTACCCTGTTCGCAAAATATAATGCCAACACCCTGTTCAAAGAGAATCGCGGACCAGAGTCAAATGTGGTTAGCTTCGGTTTCAGATTGTTCTTCGACTAA
- a CDS encoding TrmH family RNA methyltransferase, whose protein sequence is MASNVKSAMLSKAVSKYINSLQVKKYRNQHQAFVVEGAKSVTELLHSDFQLQHLFITADFEKEHRQELLGLAYDIATEQELVKAGTFASNNAALAVASIPNLPPLQVKPSDLVIALDDIRDPGNLGTIIRIADWYGIDTVICSENCADFYNPKVISATMGSFTRVKVHYVNLEEWVKQHTDHVQIYGASLAGDNIHTMQLEPTGVILMGNEANGIRPAVSQHLNHLLKIPAFGQAESLNVATATAIIVDNFRRHTS, encoded by the coding sequence GTGGCTTCAAACGTAAAGTCAGCTATGTTGTCGAAAGCAGTAAGTAAGTATATAAATTCGTTGCAAGTAAAGAAATACAGGAATCAACACCAAGCCTTTGTGGTGGAGGGAGCAAAAAGCGTGACCGAATTGCTTCATTCTGATTTTCAGTTGCAACACCTCTTCATAACAGCCGACTTTGAGAAAGAGCACAGGCAGGAGTTGCTGGGCTTGGCATACGATATTGCAACAGAACAGGAATTGGTAAAAGCCGGCACTTTTGCCAGTAACAATGCCGCCCTGGCAGTTGCCAGTATTCCCAATCTGCCTCCTTTACAAGTAAAACCATCTGATCTTGTTATTGCGCTCGACGATATCCGCGATCCAGGAAACCTGGGAACCATTATCCGGATTGCCGACTGGTACGGTATAGATACGGTTATTTGCTCCGAAAATTGTGCTGATTTTTATAACCCAAAAGTTATATCGGCTACCATGGGATCATTTACACGGGTAAAGGTGCATTATGTAAACCTGGAAGAGTGGGTAAAACAACATACGGATCATGTACAGATCTACGGGGCCTCACTGGCAGGCGACAATATTCACACCATGCAATTAGAGCCTACCGGAGTTATTCTGATGGGCAACGAAGCGAATGGCATACGACCAGCTGTTTCTCAACATTTAAACCACCTGCTCAAAATACCTGCCTTCGGACAGGCGGAATCGCTGAACGTAGCAACTGCAACTGCTATTATTGTAGATAATTTCAGAAGGCATACTTCATAA
- a CDS encoding BamA/TamA family outer membrane protein — MKPRFYIFGLLITIFSIVSCVPTRHLAEDEQLLLSIDPKGLDNIERVSIEALYQQRPNRTFLGSTPLLSLYYFGVKFYDPQKIQERIDTQENRFERKIAEAGTDTAKVRRLQARMESRVDRLQDRKENGNFLMQVGEPPAIYDSTRMAQTMNQVDIYLNSKGYFEHNSDFQKREKGKKVHVTLQINENEPYRYTKIDYGIQDTAVLRLVQSRENRSLIKLGDIYDEDILTLERDRLNELLRNRGYFEFSRAYIYFDVDSSSTTHSIALKTVIQNPENRNSHPVYTIANVYFKTDADRFGIPRDTIVHEGINYIAYRHAFSPRMLDQKLDVYPGDRYSQRRTATTQRRLSELDVFQFNNIVYSRLADTADSSTYKLNAFVNATPSSRFQETAEIGLNYTERRPGPFASARLRVRNIFGGAENLDIGARFGFEGQVNISDPQQTVMIREYGGDLALSFPSFLFPFVGRKLFVNNNPRTRLYTGYTNVNRSEYERLNYELSLDYILQRSQSPLQPPALQYVFSPVNINIVNVNRIDSTFYRDLDSLSYGNKSLLESFRSGFISYLSFNLIYNTNDFIQSRDAKYFRGLVEVGGLSQQLGVDLDFLGLRTFRYAKFNADYRRYIPLGEKRFFVYRFNSGIALPIFGGDIIPYDKYFFAGGGTSVRAWQPRRLGPGSVSSSILSEDNRENTFLPEQPGEIIVEGSAEYRFNMVGLLNGAFFVDFGNVWWIKENSSRPGGDFKFDRFYKELAVGTGFGLRFDFSVLILRFDFATKVYDPAAASGSKFVLDNFRFGDFFTRGNQGSLNIGIGYPF, encoded by the coding sequence TTGAAGCCACGATTTTACATATTCGGTCTGTTAATTACAATTTTTAGCATTGTATCCTGTGTTCCAACCAGGCATTTAGCTGAAGATGAACAGCTTTTATTAAGTATAGACCCAAAGGGTTTAGATAATATTGAGAGAGTTTCCATTGAGGCATTGTACCAGCAAAGGCCTAACAGAACCTTTCTGGGTTCAACGCCGCTGCTATCACTCTATTATTTTGGCGTAAAGTTCTATGACCCTCAGAAAATACAGGAACGGATTGACACACAAGAGAACCGCTTCGAACGCAAAATAGCAGAGGCTGGTACTGATACCGCAAAAGTAAGACGCCTGCAGGCCCGGATGGAAAGCCGGGTAGACCGCTTGCAGGATCGGAAAGAAAACGGCAACTTCCTGATGCAGGTAGGTGAACCACCAGCTATTTACGATTCCACACGCATGGCCCAAACTATGAATCAGGTGGATATTTATTTAAATTCTAAAGGCTACTTTGAGCATAACTCAGACTTTCAGAAGCGTGAAAAAGGAAAAAAAGTACATGTAACGCTGCAAATAAATGAAAATGAGCCTTACCGGTACACTAAAATAGATTATGGCATACAGGATACCGCCGTACTTCGCCTGGTGCAATCGCGGGAAAACAGGTCATTGATAAAGTTAGGAGATATATACGATGAAGATATACTTACCCTGGAGCGGGATCGGCTAAATGAGCTGTTGCGGAACAGGGGCTATTTTGAGTTTTCACGTGCCTACATCTATTTTGACGTAGATTCCAGCAGTACCACCCACAGCATAGCGCTTAAAACAGTAATCCAGAACCCGGAGAACAGGAACTCGCACCCGGTATATACCATCGCAAATGTTTACTTTAAAACGGATGCAGATCGTTTTGGCATACCGCGTGACACCATTGTACATGAAGGCATCAATTATATTGCTTACAGACATGCTTTCTCACCCAGGATGCTTGATCAGAAACTGGATGTGTATCCCGGAGACAGGTACAGCCAAAGGAGGACAGCCACTACCCAACGAAGGTTATCAGAACTGGATGTGTTTCAGTTTAACAATATCGTATATAGTCGCTTAGCAGACACTGCCGATAGCTCAACATATAAGCTGAATGCCTTTGTTAATGCGACGCCCTCCAGCAGGTTTCAAGAAACAGCTGAAATAGGGTTGAATTACACAGAACGAAGGCCTGGGCCTTTCGCCAGTGCCCGTTTGCGTGTAAGGAACATTTTCGGAGGCGCAGAGAACTTGGATATAGGAGCACGTTTTGGTTTTGAAGGACAGGTAAATATTTCAGATCCACAGCAAACTGTAATGATCAGAGAATATGGAGGAGATTTAGCTTTATCATTTCCTTCTTTCCTTTTTCCATTTGTAGGAAGAAAGCTTTTTGTTAATAATAATCCGCGTACCAGGCTTTATACAGGGTACACGAATGTTAACCGATCTGAGTATGAGCGATTAAATTACGAATTATCACTTGATTACATTTTGCAACGCTCTCAGTCTCCTCTGCAACCACCAGCTTTACAATACGTTTTTTCTCCTGTCAACATCAACATTGTAAATGTTAATAGGATAGATTCTACCTTTTATAGAGATCTGGATTCTTTAAGCTACGGGAATAAATCACTCCTGGAGAGCTTTCGGAGCGGCTTCATTTCCTATCTCTCTTTCAACTTGATATACAATACCAATGATTTTATACAGTCCAGAGATGCTAAATATTTCAGAGGTCTGGTAGAAGTAGGAGGACTCTCTCAGCAGCTGGGAGTTGATCTTGATTTTCTTGGTCTTCGTACCTTTCGCTACGCAAAATTTAATGCTGACTACAGACGTTATATCCCACTTGGGGAGAAGAGGTTCTTTGTATATCGTTTCAATTCAGGAATTGCACTGCCTATTTTTGGTGGTGACATAATTCCATACGATAAGTATTTCTTTGCAGGTGGAGGTACTAGTGTAAGAGCTTGGCAACCAAGGCGACTTGGTCCTGGATCTGTTTCATCTTCAATTTTATCGGAAGATAACCGGGAAAATACTTTCTTGCCTGAACAACCTGGAGAAATTATTGTGGAAGGGAGTGCTGAGTACAGATTCAATATGGTAGGTTTACTAAATGGTGCTTTTTTTGTTGATTTTGGTAATGTGTGGTGGATTAAGGAGAATAGTAGTAGACCTGGCGGAGACTTTAAATTTGACCGGTTCTATAAGGAGTTAGCCGTAGGCACCGGTTTTGGATTGCGTTTCGATTTCTCTGTTTTGATACTACGTTTCGATTTTGCTACCAAAGTATATGATCCTGCTGCGGCTTCGGGTAGTAAGTTTGTTTTAGATAATTTCCGTTTCGGCGACTTCTTCACGCGAGGAAACCAAGGCTCTTTAAATATCGGTATAGGATATCCATTCTAA